The following coding sequences lie in one Papaver somniferum cultivar HN1 unplaced genomic scaffold, ASM357369v1 unplaced-scaffold_52, whole genome shotgun sequence genomic window:
- the LOC113343013 gene encoding uncharacterized protein LOC113343013: MDLKEFRKVIGDRVFNIKEEPIEAERWLISMREEFNAHLLVEEDRVRFAVYMFHGNADDWLNSEKRMRNVMDISWAQFENLFLDKYFPPISRSLKCVEFAVLKQGDMTVTRLDKKFYDLERYGKHLVETEKARARKLEGALKDVIRDRVVAVGLKAYNEVLNSALAIEANLMQSQKKEREERNQKKKSKE; the protein is encoded by the exons ATGGACTTAAAGGAATTCAGGAAAGTGATTGGTGATCGAGTGTTTAATATTAAGGAAGAACCCATAGAAGCTGAAAGGTGGTTAATAAGTATGAGAGAGGAGTTTAATGCACATTTATTGGTTGAGGAAGATAGGGTACGCTTTGCTGTGTATATGTTTCACGGTAATGCAGATGATTGGTTGAATTCAGAGAAGCGAATGAGAAATGTGATGGATATATCATGGGCACAGTTTGAAAATTTGTTCCTTGACAAGTATTTTCCGCCTATATCGAGATCCTTGAAGTGTGTCGAGTTTGCAGTGTTGAAGCAAGGAGATATGACGGTCACACGACTAGACAAGAAATTTTATGATCTAGAACGTTACGGGAAACACTTGGTCgaaactgaaaaggcgagg GCTCGAAAACTTGAGGGTGCTTTGAAGGATGTGATTCGTGATAGAGTTGTTGCAGTTGGCCTAAAGGCATACAATGAGGTTCTTAATTCTGCATTAGCGATTGAGGCTAacttgatgcaaagtcagaagaAAGAGAGAGAAGAGCGAAACCAAAAGAAGAAGTCTAAGGAGTGA